The following coding sequences lie in one Palaemon carinicauda isolate YSFRI2023 chromosome 7, ASM3689809v2, whole genome shotgun sequence genomic window:
- the LOC137644566 gene encoding uncharacterized protein has translation MRAAFLVLKELHQVLAEHSDVLMSDNTTVVAYLSKQGGTFSQQLCHMAVEILRWAEDNSVTLSARFIPGKQNVLSDKLSRATQIVGTEWSLNPLIANKVLTLWGSPTVDLFATALNFRLALYCSPVPDPPKFFGKMLSNNGE, from the coding sequence atgagggcagcctttctggtccTCAAAGAGTTACACCAGGTCCTGGCAGAGCACTCCGacgtgttgatgagcgacaacactacagtagtagCTTATCtgagcaaacagggcggtaccttttcgcagcagctgtgccatatggcagtagagatactcagatgggcagaagataactcggtgactctatcagctcgcttcattccgggcaagcagaATGTGCTAtcggacaagctgagcagagcgactcagatagttggcactgagtggtctttgaatcctctgatagccaacaaagtcctgactttgtggggttccccgactgtggatctgtttgcaacagcccTGAATTTCAGACTcgcgttgtactgctccccagtcccggacccccccaagttctttggcaagatgctttccaacaacggtgaaTAA